In a single window of the Streptomyces sp. NBC_00285 genome:
- a CDS encoding carbohydrate ABC transporter permease: MAAVATTPPETVTKVPAASSRPRGRRIRPGRVTVNVVLLAVSVLYVLPLLWMALASVSDTNSFRLTWPSSLTLDNFDAVLNVDTTYRPMLNSLLLCGFGTAVTVVASVLAAYPLSRYRSRLRRPFLYTILFSTGLPITAVMIPVYSMFVQVNLIDSMPGTTLFLAASALPFGIWLMKNFMDGVPIVLEEAARIDGANTMQVLWRVVLPLMRPGVVVVTIFTFIGMWGNFFVPFILLLSPEKLPASVSVFTFLSAHDQTQYGQLSAFSLLYSMPVVLLYLLLARKLGGGFALGGALKG; the protein is encoded by the coding sequence ATGGCCGCCGTCGCCACGACTCCCCCCGAGACCGTCACCAAGGTCCCTGCGGCGTCCAGCCGTCCACGGGGGCGCCGGATCCGTCCGGGGCGCGTCACGGTCAACGTCGTCCTGCTCGCCGTGTCCGTGCTGTACGTCCTGCCGCTGCTGTGGATGGCGCTCGCCTCGGTGAGCGACACCAACTCCTTCCGGCTCACGTGGCCTTCGTCGCTGACCCTCGACAATTTCGACGCGGTCCTCAACGTCGACACCACCTACCGGCCCATGCTCAACAGCCTGCTGCTGTGCGGCTTCGGCACGGCGGTGACCGTGGTGGCGTCGGTGCTCGCCGCCTACCCGCTGTCCCGCTACCGGTCCCGGCTGCGGCGGCCGTTCCTGTACACGATCCTGTTCTCCACCGGTCTGCCCATCACCGCCGTGATGATCCCGGTCTACAGCATGTTCGTGCAGGTGAACCTGATCGACTCGATGCCCGGCACGACCCTGTTCCTGGCCGCGTCCGCGCTGCCCTTCGGGATCTGGCTGATGAAGAACTTCATGGACGGCGTTCCGATCGTCCTGGAAGAGGCCGCCCGGATCGACGGCGCCAACACCATGCAGGTGCTGTGGCGGGTGGTGCTGCCGCTGATGCGTCCCGGTGTCGTCGTGGTCACCATCTTCACGTTCATCGGCATGTGGGGGAACTTCTTCGTCCCCTTCATCCTGTTGCTCTCACCGGAGAAACTTCCCGCGTCCGTCAGCGTGTTCACGTTCCTCAGCGCCCATGACCAGACGCAGTACGGACAGTTGTCGGCGTTCTCTCTCCTGTACTCCATGCCCGTCGTCCTGCTGTATCTGCTGCTGGCTCGCAAGCTGGGCGGCGGGTTCGCACTCGGCGGGGCCCTGAAGGGCTGA
- a CDS encoding SRPBCC family protein, whose protein sequence is MDRTDRAARVIAAPPAAVYSALLDRDALEAWLPPDGMRGRIERWDPRPGGGFRMVLTYLDPTGGPGKTSDATDVVDVGFVDLVPPERVVQRAVFEADDPSFAGTMTMTWQFAAVDDGTEVTVTASDVPPGIDHAAHEAGIASSLANLAAYVETAG, encoded by the coding sequence ATGGACAGGACCGACCGCGCCGCCCGGGTGATCGCGGCACCACCGGCGGCCGTCTACAGCGCCCTCCTGGACCGGGACGCCCTTGAGGCCTGGCTGCCGCCGGACGGTATGCGCGGGCGGATCGAGCGGTGGGATCCCCGGCCGGGTGGCGGCTTCAGGATGGTCCTCACCTACCTCGACCCCACCGGTGGCCCTGGCAAGACCTCGGACGCGACGGATGTCGTCGACGTCGGGTTCGTCGATCTGGTGCCCCCGGAGCGCGTGGTGCAGCGGGCCGTGTTCGAGGCCGACGACCCGTCGTTCGCGGGCACCATGACGATGACCTGGCAGTTCGCCGCCGTCGATGACGGGACCGAGGTAACCGTCACCGCCAGTGACGTGCCGCCCGGCATCGATCACGCGGCCCACGAGGCCGGGATCGCCTCCTCGCTGGCCAACCTGGCCGCGTACGTCGAGACGGCCGGCTGA
- a CDS encoding sensor histidine kinase, giving the protein MDRTPGLSVRLKLTLSYAGFLMLAGALLLAAVWIFLLRYVPDRAMLINPDDRPTGGVFPIRSALLEVFAPRAAVVMAFLLVFGLVGGWILAGRMLAPLTRIKDATRTAAGGSLSHRIRLRGRNDEFRELADAFDAMLARLEAHVAEQRRFAANASHELRTPLAVSKSLLDVARADPHHDTGELVERLHVVNSRAIDLTEALLLVGRAEQRSFTREHVDLSLMAEEAAETLLPLAEKHGVTLETRGDITATTGSPALLQQLTTNLVHNAIVHNLPGQGTVWITTGVRPGVAVLTVENTGEQLTPALVSTLTEPFRRGTERVRTDHAGVGLGLAIVKTITHAHDGTLTLTPRSAGGIRITVELPVMPAETDAPAFR; this is encoded by the coding sequence GTGGATAGAACGCCCGGGCTGAGCGTTCGCCTCAAGCTCACTCTCAGTTACGCCGGATTCCTGATGCTCGCCGGCGCCCTGCTGCTCGCAGCCGTATGGATTTTCCTCCTCCGGTACGTCCCCGACCGCGCGATGCTCATCAACCCCGACGACAGACCGACGGGTGGTGTCTTCCCCATCCGGTCCGCCCTCCTGGAGGTCTTCGCGCCGAGGGCAGCCGTGGTGATGGCGTTCCTGCTGGTGTTCGGCCTCGTGGGAGGGTGGATCCTCGCCGGCCGCATGCTCGCTCCCCTGACCCGCATCAAGGACGCCACCCGCACCGCCGCGGGCGGATCACTCTCCCACCGGATTCGGCTGCGGGGCCGCAACGACGAGTTCCGCGAACTCGCCGACGCCTTCGACGCGATGCTCGCCCGGCTCGAAGCCCACGTCGCCGAACAGCGGAGATTCGCCGCCAACGCCTCGCACGAGCTGCGCACCCCGCTGGCGGTCTCGAAGTCGCTCCTCGACGTGGCCCGCGCCGATCCGCACCACGACACCGGCGAACTCGTCGAGCGCCTCCACGTCGTCAACTCCCGCGCGATCGACCTCACCGAGGCACTGCTCCTGGTCGGCCGAGCCGAACAACGGTCCTTCACCCGGGAACACGTCGACCTGTCCCTCATGGCGGAAGAAGCCGCCGAAACCCTTCTCCCCCTCGCGGAGAAGCACGGCGTCACCCTGGAGACCCGCGGCGACATCACTGCAACGACCGGATCGCCGGCGCTCCTGCAACAGCTGACCACGAACCTCGTGCACAACGCGATCGTCCACAACCTGCCCGGACAGGGCACCGTGTGGATCACCACCGGTGTCCGCCCCGGGGTCGCGGTGCTCACGGTGGAGAACACCGGCGAGCAACTCACCCCGGCCCTGGTCTCGACCCTCACCGAGCCTTTCCGGCGCGGCACGGAACGCGTACGCACCGACCACGCGGGCGTCGGCCTCGGCCTGGCCATCGTCAAAACCATCACGCACGCACACGACGGAACACTCACCCTCACCCCGCGCTCCGCCGGCGGGATCCGCATCACCGTGGAACTTCCCGTGATGCCTGCGGAAACCGACGCGCCCGCATTCCGCTGA
- a CDS encoding alpha-mannosidase encodes MHNDREVTEQRLARVLEERVRPAVHARSVPLDVEIWNVPGEPVPVREGLAAPYRPAGVGEWWGPAWSTSWFKVSGTVPERWAGATVEAVLDLGFATHSAGFSAEGLVYRADGTAVKALNPRNTWLPVAERAVGGEEFVAFIEAAANPVVMHTAPGELVFGPTSVGGRAPWLGDPAADPGEPLYRLRRLDLAVFDREVHELVQDLEVSGQLMPELSVDDPRRWQILRAVESALDAIDLQDVSGSAAAARAALAPVLASPAHASAHRISAVGHAHIDTAWLWPLRETVRKVARTVSNVTQLMDDHPEFRFVMSQAQQLAWLKEHRPEVYARAQEKAKTGQFLPAGSLWVEPDTNISGGEALVRQFVHGKRFFLEEFGVETEEMWLPDTFGYNAALPQLMKLAGVRWFLTQKMSWNTTNKFPHHTFWWEGIDGTRIFSHFPPVDSYNGELSGADIAHSVRNFQDKAGANHSLIPFGYGDGGGGPTREMLARAERFRDLEGSARVDIEGPADFFRRAHDEYEANGGAPVWSGELYLEFHRGTLTSQLATKQGNRRSEHLLREAELWAATAAVRHGSPYPYEALDRLWKTVLLHQFHDILPGTSIAWVHREAEETYAAVARELEELIGAAQRTLAGRPDGTVVFNSAPHVRGGVPAFGAGPRAETVDAPAAPVPDGDGFVLDNGLVRVVVDADGLITSAYDHAADREALAPGAVGNLLQLHQDFPNQWDAWDVDVFYRNTVRDLTDTESVTATGDAVRVVRVFGASRIEQTLSLRAGSRRLEIDTVVDWREQEKFLKAAFPLDVRAAHSTAEIPFGHVERPTHTNTSWDAAKFETCAHRFLHVGEPDWGAALVNDSSYGHDVTRDVRPDGGTTTTVRLSLLRAARFPDPDQDQGTHRLGYALVIGADVSDARREGYRFNLPERTVPGSATVAPLLSVDHAGVVVEAVKLADDRSGDVIVRLYESRGTRAAATLTPGFPLASAIVTDLLERPLDDPSSHRQVGGEVRLTLRPFQILTLRLHPASDTSERR; translated from the coding sequence ATGCACAACGACCGTGAAGTCACCGAACAGCGGCTGGCCCGCGTGCTCGAGGAGCGGGTACGGCCCGCCGTCCACGCCCGGTCCGTTCCCCTCGACGTGGAGATCTGGAACGTTCCCGGCGAGCCCGTGCCGGTCCGTGAGGGTCTGGCCGCTCCCTACCGGCCGGCCGGGGTCGGCGAGTGGTGGGGGCCCGCCTGGTCGACGAGCTGGTTCAAGGTCAGCGGGACCGTTCCGGAGCGGTGGGCCGGTGCGACCGTGGAGGCGGTGCTGGATCTCGGGTTCGCCACCCACTCCGCGGGCTTCTCCGCCGAGGGGCTGGTCTACCGGGCCGACGGCACCGCCGTGAAGGCGCTCAACCCGCGCAACACCTGGCTGCCGGTGGCCGAACGGGCCGTGGGCGGTGAGGAGTTCGTCGCCTTCATCGAGGCAGCCGCCAACCCGGTCGTGATGCACACCGCTCCCGGCGAACTCGTCTTCGGGCCCACGTCGGTGGGCGGACGGGCACCGTGGCTGGGCGACCCCGCCGCGGACCCCGGGGAGCCCCTGTACCGGCTGCGGCGCCTGGACCTCGCCGTGTTCGACCGGGAGGTCCACGAACTCGTGCAGGACCTGGAGGTGTCGGGACAGCTGATGCCCGAGCTGTCCGTCGACGATCCGCGCCGCTGGCAGATCCTGCGGGCCGTCGAGTCGGCCCTCGACGCGATCGACCTGCAGGACGTCAGCGGCAGCGCGGCGGCCGCCCGGGCCGCTCTCGCTCCGGTACTGGCGTCGCCCGCGCACGCGAGCGCGCACCGGATCTCGGCGGTGGGGCACGCGCACATCGACACCGCCTGGCTGTGGCCGCTGCGCGAGACCGTCCGCAAAGTGGCCCGAACCGTCTCCAACGTCACCCAACTCATGGACGACCACCCGGAGTTCAGGTTCGTCATGTCCCAGGCACAGCAGCTCGCCTGGCTGAAGGAACACCGGCCCGAGGTGTACGCGCGGGCGCAGGAGAAGGCGAAGACCGGGCAGTTCCTGCCGGCCGGCAGCCTGTGGGTGGAGCCCGACACCAACATCAGCGGCGGCGAGGCACTGGTGCGCCAGTTCGTCCACGGGAAGCGGTTCTTCCTGGAGGAGTTCGGCGTCGAGACCGAGGAGATGTGGCTGCCGGACACCTTCGGCTACAACGCGGCCCTGCCGCAGCTGATGAAGCTCGCCGGGGTGCGGTGGTTCCTGACGCAGAAGATGTCCTGGAACACCACCAACAAGTTCCCGCACCACACGTTCTGGTGGGAGGGCATCGACGGCACCCGGATCTTCAGCCACTTCCCGCCTGTCGACAGCTACAACGGCGAGCTGTCCGGCGCCGACATCGCCCACAGTGTGAGGAACTTCCAGGACAAGGCCGGCGCCAACCACTCGCTGATCCCCTTCGGCTACGGCGACGGCGGTGGCGGCCCCACCCGGGAGATGCTCGCCCGCGCCGAACGGTTCAGGGACCTGGAGGGCTCGGCGCGCGTCGACATCGAGGGGCCCGCGGACTTCTTCCGGCGCGCGCACGACGAGTACGAGGCGAACGGCGGCGCACCCGTGTGGTCCGGTGAGCTCTATCTGGAGTTCCACCGCGGCACCCTCACCAGCCAGCTCGCCACCAAGCAGGGCAACAGGCGCAGTGAACACCTGCTGCGCGAGGCCGAGTTGTGGGCGGCGACCGCCGCCGTACGGCACGGGTCCCCGTACCCGTACGAGGCGTTGGACCGGCTGTGGAAGACGGTGCTGCTGCACCAGTTCCACGACATCCTGCCCGGGACGTCCATCGCGTGGGTGCACCGGGAGGCAGAGGAGACGTACGCGGCCGTGGCACGGGAGCTGGAGGAGCTGATCGGCGCGGCACAGAGGACGCTGGCGGGGCGGCCCGACGGCACGGTCGTCTTCAACTCGGCGCCCCATGTCCGGGGCGGTGTCCCGGCGTTCGGTGCGGGCCCGCGCGCGGAGACCGTCGACGCCCCGGCGGCGCCGGTACCGGACGGGGACGGCTTCGTCCTCGACAACGGTCTGGTGCGGGTGGTGGTGGACGCCGACGGGCTGATCACCTCCGCCTACGACCACGCGGCCGACCGGGAGGCCCTGGCACCCGGGGCGGTCGGCAACCTGCTCCAGCTCCACCAGGACTTCCCGAACCAGTGGGACGCCTGGGACGTCGACGTCTTCTACCGCAACACGGTCCGCGATCTCACCGACACCGAGTCCGTCACGGCGACCGGCGACGCCGTGCGTGTGGTCCGGGTGTTCGGCGCGTCGAGGATCGAGCAGACACTGTCGCTCCGGGCCGGTTCACGCCGGCTGGAGATCGACACCGTCGTCGACTGGCGGGAGCAGGAGAAGTTCCTCAAGGCCGCCTTCCCGCTGGACGTCCGGGCGGCCCACTCGACCGCCGAGATCCCCTTCGGACACGTCGAGCGGCCCACGCACACCAACACCAGCTGGGACGCGGCCAAGTTCGAGACATGCGCCCACCGCTTCCTGCATGTCGGCGAGCCCGACTGGGGAGCCGCCCTGGTCAACGACTCCTCCTACGGTCACGACGTCACCCGCGACGTCCGGCCCGACGGCGGTACGACCACCACGGTCCGCCTCTCCCTGCTGCGCGCCGCCCGCTTCCCCGACCCGGACCAGGACCAGGGCACCCACCGGCTCGGTTACGCGCTGGTGATCGGCGCCGACGTGTCCGACGCACGGCGCGAGGGATACCGCTTCAACCTGCCCGAGCGGACGGTGCCCGGCAGCGCGACGGTCGCCCCGCTCCTCTCCGTGGACCACGCCGGGGTCGTCGTGGAGGCGGTCAAGCTCGCCGACGACCGCAGCGGGGACGTGATCGTGCGCCTCTACGAGTCCCGCGGCACCCGCGCCGCAGCCACTCTCACTCCCGGGTTCCCCCTGGCCTCGGCCATCGTGACCGATCTGCTGGAGCGCCCGCTGGACGATCCGTCGAGCCACCGGCAGGTGGGCGGGGAAGTCCGGTTGACGCTACGGCCGTTCCAGATCCTCACCCTGCGGCTGCACCCTGCGTCGGACACCTCGGAACGCCGGTGA
- a CDS encoding SDR family NAD(P)-dependent oxidoreductase, whose product MSIEQGDRPVALVTGSTSGIGEAVARRLAADGMRVVVHSRRSTEAGRALAAELGGAYVRADLEVEEEARGLVEAALGHFGRLDVLVNNAGISRPIPHADLAAATPADWRQLLEVNLIAPWVLCTAALPALRQSPGGGSIVNITSHAGVRPKGSSVPYAASKAALNHVTRLLAAALGPDVRVNAVAPGLVDTPMTKDWIQAHELWRNRAPMHRPARPADVADLVASVLGSSYLTGEVIVLDGGLNLT is encoded by the coding sequence ATGAGCATCGAGCAAGGGGATCGCCCCGTCGCCCTGGTCACCGGGTCCACGTCGGGGATCGGGGAGGCGGTCGCACGGCGGCTGGCGGCGGACGGGATGCGGGTCGTCGTGCACTCGCGGCGCAGCACGGAGGCCGGCCGGGCGCTGGCGGCAGAACTCGGCGGGGCGTATGTGCGGGCCGATCTGGAGGTGGAGGAAGAGGCCCGGGGGCTGGTCGAGGCCGCGCTCGGTCACTTCGGGCGGCTGGACGTGCTCGTGAACAACGCGGGTATCAGCCGGCCGATCCCGCACGCGGACCTGGCCGCGGCGACACCGGCGGACTGGCGGCAGCTGCTGGAGGTCAACCTCATCGCGCCCTGGGTGCTGTGCACGGCGGCCCTTCCGGCGCTACGGCAGTCCCCCGGGGGCGGCAGCATCGTGAACATCACGAGCCACGCCGGGGTACGGCCCAAGGGGTCCTCGGTGCCGTACGCGGCGAGCAAGGCCGCGCTGAACCATGTGACCCGGCTTCTCGCGGCCGCGCTGGGGCCTGACGTGCGGGTGAACGCGGTGGCCCCGGGCCTGGTGGACACGCCGATGACGAAGGACTGGATCCAGGCGCACGAGTTGTGGCGGAACCGCGCGCCCATGCACCGTCCGGCCCGGCCCGCCGACGTGGCCGACCTGGTGGCTTCGGTGCTCGGCAGCAGCTATCTGACCGGTGAGGTCATCGTCCTCGACGGCGGGCTCAACTTGACCTGA
- a CDS encoding ROK family transcriptional regulator, with protein sequence MLSGTNLPRVGGYNQAVVLDAIRTTGQVSRVELATLTGLTNQTVSNVVRKLLDAGLVAESGQAPSSGGKRRTLLTIRADGACAVGVHLDPDAAVIVVVDLAGEVIGSRRLRLTDPGDPADVVDRIARATGRLLDRSAVDRTRLLGLGIAAPGPLDGTTGAVVSPPNFPGWGRVPLADMFAEATGLPVALDNDATAAAIGERWIGGADRAGSFLFIYYGTGVGAGIVLNNTVLHGDSGNAGEFGHMAVEPGDRVCQCGAMDCLGPYVSPAAIIDDLLRLHGRTAADRIGLTGAPDSVHDDWKVLRRAVRAGDPDAGDVVRRAARRIGEAARGAASLLDVSRVVLGGEALRGIEPIIREEVEAAVNRTSVARTIRAVTVEQSVMGETVGAVGAASLVLHGNYAPGWRMLTEVPA encoded by the coding sequence ATGCTCAGCGGGACGAACCTGCCGCGGGTGGGCGGCTACAACCAGGCCGTCGTCCTGGACGCCATCCGCACCACGGGACAGGTGAGCCGGGTCGAACTGGCCACCCTCACCGGCCTGACCAACCAGACCGTCTCCAACGTCGTCCGCAAACTCCTCGACGCCGGCCTGGTGGCGGAATCCGGCCAGGCCCCGTCCAGCGGCGGCAAGCGCCGCACCCTGCTGACCATCCGGGCCGACGGGGCCTGCGCCGTTGGCGTCCACCTGGACCCCGACGCCGCGGTCATCGTGGTGGTCGACCTGGCCGGCGAGGTGATCGGCAGCCGCCGCCTCCGGCTCACCGACCCCGGCGACCCGGCCGACGTCGTGGACCGGATCGCCCGCGCGACCGGCCGGCTCCTGGACCGCAGCGCCGTGGACCGCACCCGCCTGCTCGGCCTCGGCATCGCCGCGCCCGGCCCGCTCGACGGCACCACCGGGGCCGTGGTCTCCCCGCCGAACTTCCCCGGCTGGGGCCGCGTCCCCCTCGCGGACATGTTCGCCGAGGCCACCGGCCTGCCCGTCGCCCTCGACAACGACGCCACCGCCGCCGCCATCGGCGAGCGCTGGATCGGCGGCGCCGACCGGGCGGGCAGCTTCCTGTTCATCTATTACGGCACGGGCGTTGGCGCCGGCATCGTCCTCAACAACACCGTCCTGCACGGCGATTCGGGCAACGCCGGCGAGTTCGGCCACATGGCCGTGGAGCCCGGCGACCGCGTCTGCCAATGCGGCGCCATGGACTGCCTCGGCCCCTACGTCAGCCCGGCCGCGATCATCGACGACCTGCTGCGCCTGCACGGCCGGACCGCCGCTGACCGCATCGGCCTCACCGGCGCCCCCGACTCGGTCCACGACGACTGGAAGGTCCTGCGCCGCGCCGTCCGCGCGGGCGACCCCGACGCCGGCGACGTCGTACGACGTGCCGCGCGCCGTATCGGTGAGGCGGCCCGGGGCGCGGCCAGCCTCCTCGACGTCAGCCGGGTCGTCCTCGGCGGCGAGGCGCTGCGCGGCATCGAGCCGATCATCCGCGAGGAGGTCGAGGCCGCCGTCAACCGCACCTCCGTCGCCCGTACGATCCGTGCGGTCACCGTCGAACAGAGCGTGATGGGCGAGACGGTGGGCGCGGTCGGGGCGGCCTCGCTGGTGCTGCACGGGAACTACGCGCCGGGGTGGCGGATGTTGACGGAGGTGCCGGCCTGA
- a CDS encoding extracellular solute-binding protein — MRSRIITAAAFTAATALALTGCGSGSSGSSSKSIKVVYWQNLDSTNKLQANFLDTMVKEFTKANPGTKVKLVPVTASENDYYTKIQLMMRSPATAPDLVYEDTALINSDIAGGYLKPLDTYTAKWADWSQYAKAAKGAVTGASDGKVYAVPDDTDTRGIWYNKQLLQKAGVAVPWQPKTWADVIAVAKKIKAKLPGVTPLNLYTGQAGGEASSMQGFEMLLYGTPAGDKSLYDASQKKWVVGSQGFKDALDFVHTVYGQGLGPSKEQALGANFGTAVGTELIPEGKLAIDIDGSWMPNNWSSSAAKPWAEWQSVMGTAAMPTQNGQAPGRTSMSGGWAWSIPAKAGNPDLAWKFLSTTLQTKTNAARWNATNANIAVRTDVASDPTYLKSVPTNEFFTELVADTHYRPGLPAYNQVSTAIQKAMESVTTGQASVDKAASTFDNDVKAAVGGDKTVEGSS, encoded by the coding sequence GTGCGCTCGAGAATCATCACCGCCGCGGCCTTCACCGCCGCCACCGCCCTGGCCCTGACCGGCTGCGGTTCGGGCTCGTCAGGCAGCTCGTCCAAGTCCATCAAGGTCGTCTACTGGCAGAACCTGGACAGCACGAACAAGCTCCAGGCCAACTTCCTCGACACGATGGTGAAGGAGTTCACCAAGGCCAACCCGGGCACCAAGGTCAAGCTGGTGCCGGTGACCGCCTCCGAGAACGACTACTACACCAAGATCCAGCTCATGATGCGCTCCCCCGCGACGGCACCCGACCTGGTATACGAGGACACCGCGCTCATCAACTCCGACATCGCGGGCGGCTACCTCAAGCCGCTGGACACCTACACCGCGAAGTGGGCCGACTGGTCGCAGTACGCCAAGGCCGCCAAGGGCGCGGTGACCGGAGCCTCCGACGGCAAGGTCTACGCCGTCCCGGACGACACCGACACCCGCGGGATCTGGTACAACAAGCAGCTTCTGCAGAAGGCCGGGGTCGCCGTGCCCTGGCAGCCGAAGACCTGGGCCGACGTGATCGCCGTCGCCAAGAAGATCAAGGCGAAGCTGCCCGGGGTGACCCCGCTCAACCTGTACACCGGCCAGGCGGGCGGCGAGGCGTCCTCCATGCAGGGCTTCGAGATGCTGCTGTACGGCACCCCGGCCGGCGACAAGTCGCTCTACGACGCCTCGCAGAAGAAGTGGGTCGTGGGCAGCCAGGGCTTCAAGGACGCGCTGGACTTCGTCCACACCGTGTACGGCCAGGGGCTGGGCCCGTCCAAGGAGCAGGCGCTCGGCGCCAACTTCGGCACCGCCGTGGGCACGGAGCTGATCCCCGAGGGCAAGCTGGCGATCGACATCGACGGCTCCTGGATGCCCAACAACTGGAGTTCGTCGGCGGCCAAGCCGTGGGCCGAGTGGCAGTCGGTGATGGGCACCGCGGCCATGCCGACGCAGAACGGCCAGGCACCGGGTCGTACCAGCATGTCCGGCGGGTGGGCCTGGTCGATCCCCGCGAAGGCGGGCAACCCCGATCTCGCGTGGAAGTTCCTGTCGACCACACTCCAGACGAAGACCAACGCCGCCCGGTGGAACGCCACCAACGCCAACATCGCGGTGCGCACGGACGTCGCCTCGGACCCGACGTACCTCAAGTCCGTGCCGACCAACGAGTTCTTCACCGAGCTGGTCGCCGACACCCACTACCGTCCCGGGCTGCCCGCCTACAACCAGGTCTCGACCGCGATCCAGAAGGCGATGGAGTCCGTGACGACCGGTCAGGCCTCCGTCGACAAGGCCGCCTCGACCTTCGATAACGATGTCAAGGCGGCGGTGGGCGGCGACAAGACCGTGGAGGGCTCTTCGTGA
- a CDS encoding carbohydrate ABC transporter permease, with the protein MPAPAVRALLRGLPTVPAVILLAVFLAGPIAYCVYYAFTDMQLTGASGTHFVGVDNFTRAFKDTDFLNAMWLTLVFVVGSAVIGQNTLGLALAVLMQKATKPVRSLVNGVVIAAWVLPEVVAGYLMYAFFYDQGSLNSLLGALHLPDQNWLYTMPILAVCLANVWRGTAFSLMVFTAAINDVPQELVEAAEMDGANPWQRLWRVVLPVIRPSILTNLMLITLQTLSVFGLIYTMTRGGPGNKSETLPIFMYQQAFQNSLIGYGTAIALVLLVVGALFSVVYIRLLKLEDD; encoded by the coding sequence GTGCCCGCCCCGGCCGTCCGCGCGCTGCTGCGCGGCCTGCCCACGGTCCCGGCCGTGATCCTGCTGGCCGTGTTCCTGGCCGGTCCGATCGCGTACTGCGTGTACTACGCGTTCACCGACATGCAGCTCACCGGAGCCTCCGGCACCCACTTCGTCGGCGTCGACAACTTCACCAGGGCGTTCAAGGACACCGACTTCCTCAACGCGATGTGGCTGACCCTGGTCTTCGTGGTCGGCTCCGCCGTGATCGGCCAGAACACCCTCGGGCTCGCGCTGGCCGTCCTGATGCAGAAGGCCACCAAGCCGGTACGGTCCCTGGTCAACGGCGTGGTCATCGCCGCCTGGGTGCTGCCCGAGGTGGTCGCCGGATATCTGATGTACGCCTTCTTCTACGACCAGGGCTCGCTCAACTCGCTGCTGGGCGCGCTGCATCTGCCGGACCAGAACTGGCTGTACACGATGCCGATCCTCGCGGTGTGCCTGGCCAACGTGTGGCGGGGCACCGCGTTCTCCCTGATGGTCTTCACCGCGGCCATCAACGATGTCCCCCAGGAGCTCGTGGAGGCCGCTGAGATGGACGGCGCGAACCCCTGGCAGCGACTGTGGCGGGTCGTCCTGCCGGTCATCAGGCCCTCGATCCTGACCAACCTGATGCTGATCACGCTGCAGACGCTCTCCGTCTTCGGGCTGATCTACACCATGACCCGCGGCGGCCCCGGCAACAAGAGCGAGACCCTGCCGATCTTCATGTACCAACAGGCCTTCCAGAACAGCCTGATCGGCTACGGCACCGCCATCGCCCTCGTGCTGCTGGTGGTCGGCGCCCTGTTCTCCGTCGTGTACATCCGGCTGCTGAAACTGGAGGACGACTGA
- the vanX gene encoding D-Ala-D-Ala dipeptidase VanX: MKDDFVFADELASGKAGMRWDAKYATWDNFTGKPVDGYLANRIVGTRALCEGLERAREKSESLGFGLLLWDGYRPQRAVDCFVRWSKQPEDGRTKARHYPNIDRAEMFEQGYVAARSGHSRGSTIDLTLYDLASQEILPMGGAHDLMDSISHHGAQGITQAEARSRQHLRTLMEASGFRAYDCEWWHYTLTDEPYPDTYFDFPIM; the protein is encoded by the coding sequence ATGAAGGACGACTTCGTCTTCGCGGACGAGCTTGCGTCCGGTAAGGCCGGCATGCGCTGGGACGCAAAGTACGCCACCTGGGACAACTTCACCGGAAAGCCCGTGGACGGGTATCTGGCCAACCGGATCGTCGGCACGAGGGCGCTGTGCGAAGGGCTGGAACGAGCGCGTGAGAAGTCCGAATCCCTGGGCTTCGGCCTGCTCCTCTGGGACGGTTATCGCCCGCAGCGCGCCGTCGACTGCTTCGTACGCTGGTCGAAGCAGCCGGAGGACGGCCGCACGAAGGCGCGACACTATCCGAACATCGACCGAGCCGAGATGTTCGAGCAGGGATATGTGGCTGCCAGGTCGGGTCACAGTCGGGGCAGCACCATTGACCTCACGCTCTACGACCTGGCTTCCCAAGAGATCCTCCCCATGGGCGGAGCCCATGACCTGATGGATTCCATCTCGCACCATGGAGCACAAGGAATCACACAAGCCGAAGCGAGAAGCCGTCAACATCTCCGTACCCTCATGGAGGCCAGCGGTTTCCGTGCGTACGACTGCGAGTGGTGGCATTACACGCTCACGGACGAACCGTATCCGGACACCTATTTCGACTTTCCCATCATGTAA